From the genome of Flavobacterium luteolum, one region includes:
- a CDS encoding conjugal transfer protein TraI: MKRKLIASLICLLLISTPARPADKVAILPILEIVKAVTKKVIKAIDLRIQRLQNKTIWLQNAQKQVENILSKLKLDEISDWTKKQKDLYKGYYEELAKVKSIITYYQRIKEIAQKQTKLVQEYERAWNLFKQDSHFKVSEIDYMEKVYTGILEESVKNIDQIFFILDSFTTQMSDLKRLEIINKAAEQIDSNYDDLLMFNQQNVLLSLQRAKTEADVNQVKQFYGIP, translated from the coding sequence ATGAAAAGAAAATTAATTGCCAGCCTAATTTGTCTGCTGCTTATTAGTACCCCTGCAAGACCAGCTGATAAAGTAGCCATACTTCCAATACTGGAAATTGTAAAGGCTGTAACCAAGAAAGTGATCAAAGCTATTGATCTTCGAATCCAAAGACTTCAAAACAAAACGATTTGGCTTCAGAATGCACAGAAACAGGTTGAGAATATTCTTTCTAAATTAAAACTGGATGAAATCTCAGACTGGACCAAAAAGCAGAAAGATCTTTATAAAGGCTACTATGAAGAGCTGGCTAAAGTAAAGTCAATCATTACTTACTACCAGCGTATCAAAGAGATTGCCCAGAAGCAGACCAAACTTGTTCAGGAATATGAGAGAGCATGGAATCTGTTTAAACAGGACAGCCATTTCAAAGTCAGCGAGATTGATTATATGGAGAAAGTCTATACGGGAATACTAGAAGAAAGCGTAAAGAATATTGATCAGATTTTTTTTATACTGGATTCTTTTACCACGCAGATGAGCGATCTGAAAAGACTAGAGATTATTAATAAGGCGGCGGAACAGATTGATTCCAATTATGATGACCTTTTAATGTTTAATCAGCAGAATGTATTATTAAGTCTGCAGAGAGCAAAAACTGAAGCTGATGTAAATCAAGTAAAACAATTTTACGGAATTCCGTAA